GACCCCGCTCATAGTCCAAACAGATACCCAGGCGGGGTGGCAGGGGCACTGTGCAGCTGGCAGCCGGGCCATCCCTCCCTGTCAGCCCTGCATTTGAACTTGCTCCAGACCCCAGCAGGATCTTGCCCATGCCGATGGTTAGGAAAGCAAAGGGTGGTAACGCCTCCACGGTGGCATCCTCTGCACCGCTGTCATGCCCGCTGTCCGGGTCATACCTGCGGAAGGGGGAGTTGGGTAGGAGAATGTTGGGGGTGGAATAAGGGAGCCAGGCACGGGAGACCAGGAGGATGAGATGTTGGGAGGATGGAATGCTGGGAGTGGGAGGTGGAACAAATTGACTTTGGATCGAAGAGACAGGGTTCAGAGTATAGGGTTGGGGGCTTGGTTTGGTGGGAAAGGGTTATCGAAAGGAAAGCACATTGACGAGAGATGTTGGAGAAAAGGGAAGGTAAGTATTTGCACAGCACACTAAAGAAATATGGCAGCTGGATATAGtcgcacatgcctgtaacccagtgactctagaggctgaggattacaaatttgaggccagcctcagcaacttaacaagactccctatttcaaatttttaaaaagtgaaaaagagctGGGtgtaatggtgcatgcctgtaatcccaggggctcaggaggctgaagcaggagaatcgcaagttcgaAACCAACtgcagtaacttagcaaggccctcagcaacttagagataccctgtctcaaaattaaaaataaaaagggctggagatgtggtaaagcatccctggattcaatcccctgataccgaataaagaaaataagaaataaaaagggggctgggtgTACAGCTCAGAGATAagagtgcctctgagttaaaTTCCTAGTACTCCCCACACCAATGTGGTGCTTATCAAGATAGAAAGATGTTGAGAAAAATGGTGTTCAGGAAATCATGCTGGTACTTGGGATTAACCCAGGGTGCTTTTaacactaagctatatctccagtccttttttatttttcattttgagacagggtcttgctaaattgcttaaggtcttgctaaattgctgaggttggccatgaatttgtgattctcctcttttagcctctcaagtcgctgggattacaggcatgtgctactgtgcctggctgggaAGAGGGTTTTGAGAGTTAGAAAGTTTGAGGGGTTAGTGATTAAGATGGGGGAAGgtatggctgggtgcagtggtgcatgcctgtaatcccagtggcgtgggagactgagacaagaagatcatgagttcaaatccaacctcagcaaggtagcaaggccctaagcagcttaatgagaaccttgtctcaaaataaaacattaaaagggctaggaatgtggctcagtggttaagtgcccctgagttcaatccctggtataaaaaaaaaaaaaaaaagatgggggagGGAAAAGGCTTGTAGAAATGAGATGTTTAAGGAAAGAATTGAGAAAAGATGGGGGTGAAGGAAGTTCTGGAGGGAAAAAGTTTCATGGAGAAAATAGGGCGCTAGAAAGGACATGAGGATGTGGAGATGTGGGGTACTGGTCTTGAATGACAGACAGAAGCAAGTGATAATGGCTTTCCCTTCCCTCGTCCCCTTCCCCAGCCACACACCCTGAAAACCAATCCTCAAAGACCCTTGTGCTGAACCCACAGCCTCCCAGCCTGGCTCCTCTGTTCCCGCTGCTTCCTTCCCAGCCCCATCACGGCAATTCTGGGTACTGCACTTGCTAcctctgccctgtccctggcTCCCACCCAGGGTCCCCGTTCCCTCCAGAGGGGCCAGACCTGGGGCTGATCACATCCGGGGCACCCTGGAAGCTTTCCTGAAGCTTGCTCTCCAGCCCGACGCCCACCTTGACCAGGTAGGAGGCAGGGTCTACGGCACAGGCCCAGTAGCTGCGGCCCTGGGTCACAGCTACATCGCCCAGGACCACATCCACACTCAGGTGACAGCCAGTCAGCAGCCGCTCAGCAGCCAGCAGCAGGGGCAGCCCGGGGACGCTCCGCACTGCTCGCTGGTCCTTGCTGATAGCCAGCCGCTCGCGGCTCGCACCCCAGCGGCCATCGAGGAAGAAGTGCAGAACTGGAACAGGGAGGAGggttgagacagaaggaagaattCAGGAACAAACAAACgctggccctggggacagggagaTGTGAGCACAAGACACTGGGAGATTTCAGAACAGGGAACAACCTCTCAGGGTGTGCAGTTACCAAGAAAAGGTAGGGAAACTCAGGAGAACAGACCTGGGGAACTGAAATGAGGCTCATAAGAGAAAACGAAAGGGACATTCCAAGTGGAACCGGGCTCCAGGAAGTTTCACTGGTGACTAGTGAACAAGAACCAGAGCCCCAGACCTGACCGACTCACAAGGCCTCCTCCAACCTCCGCCCCGTGGCAGGCCCTCGGGACAGTCGGGGCTCACACCTGCCTCTGTACCCAagcctccctctctgcctttgcTTTGGAGGTGAGTGTCCCCTATCATGCCCAGGTCCCAGCAGGCAAACTGTTTTCTAGAGTCACTTTCCTGACATTCATTGAACTATGAGCCAGAAACTGTGCTGTCTTCACCAGTGTCACCTCAGAACAGTCAAATTCTCCCACAACTCGATGAAGcatcattattgttgttgttattctgtgggggactgggattgaacccaggataccactgaactatagcctcAGCTCttgtaattcctttttttttttttcttttctccattttgagacaggattttgctaagttgaccaggctgacctcaaatttatgatcctcctccctcagcctctcatATTGCTGCAATTATAGACACGCACTATCATGCCTGGCAGTATTACTGTCCCCTGTAGAACAGGACTCTGAAGTTCAGAGAGGGTGAAAAACTTGTTGAAAGGCACACAGCAAGAGTTAGATCTGGAATTAGAATACATGAATGCACACGACCAACAGTATTAAACCATCCCTCTAAGCTGCCTTTAATCTCAGtttatgaggcaggaggatcacaagtttgaggccagcctggacaactttgcaagactctgtctcaattttttttttataatttatttcttagttttcagtggacacaacatctttattttatttttatgtggtgctgaggatcgaacccagcaccctgcgcatgccaggcaagcgcactaccgcttgagccacatccccagcccctcaattatatatatatatatttttagttgtagctggggccaatatctttattttaattttttttatgtggtgctgaggattgaacccagcgtctcactcatgctaggcaagtgctttatggctgagccacaatcccagcccctcaaattaaaaaaaaaaaaaaaaaattataaggactgggagctggggtatagctcagttggtagagggcctgcctggcatgcacaaggccctgggttcagtccccagcaccacaataaataaataaaataaaataaagggtgggaatgttgctcagtggtaaaatgtccctgggttccattcccagtatcCCAAcccccataaaaaaaaatgacactgtcTCTACAGTGTCCACCTGGAACCAGTGGAGGACCCAAGCCTGGCATCCCCAGGCCCCTTGCACAGATGTCTGTGTCTGCCACTCCTGCCACCGCCTGTCACTTACCAGGTGCCGGGGGCGTGTGCAGGTGTACGTCTTCGCTGTACTCGCCGTACCCGGCTTTGTTGCAGCCCCGGACACGCAGCACGTACACAGAGCCGGTGTCGGGGTTCTCCAGGAGAGCACTGGTGCCCCTCACCTCCTCCCTTCGCTGCCAGCGGGCGGGGCCCGGCTGGGCAGGCACATCAGTGCGACGGAACTCGACCGTGTAGTGCCAGGCAGGTGGTGAGTGGGGGGGCAGCCGCCAGCACAGGAAGATCTGGTCATAGGCAAAGGTGCGCTGGGTGTCAATGACGGGTGCCTCGGGCACTGTGGGAAGAGACAGCGGGGGGTCAGTCGGGGCCTGGTCACTGGCCTGGCAtgaagggcagggcaggcaggaaaaGGGAGAGCAGCGGGAGCCGGGGGGGTGAGTGTGGGTGAGGGAACGGAGGAGAGAGCCCATCTGGGCACTGGGCACAGGTGGACAGGTCAGGGCCCAAGGAAGAAGAGGTGGGAGAGCACTGGGCAGGAGTCAGGAGGCCTGGACTACAGGTGAGTCAATTTCccttcctgagcctcagcttcctcctggGACACTTAAGGGTGTCAGACCAGAGAAGCTCCGGGGGCTCCTTTCGGCTTAGACCGTCTGGGAATTAAGAGGAGCCCCAGGGGGCAGACAAAGGCCAAGGGAACCCAGGCAAAAGGGCCCTGAGCGGCAGAGAGGGGAAGCAGGATTGGGGCGGAGGTGCCACCGTCGGCAAGACAGAAACAGGAGGTGACAGAGGGAAAGCAAGCCAGCCAgcagggcagggagtgggggtCAAGGGGAAGAGAATAGGGGTCCCAGGACAAAAGATGAGAAGGGCCAGGGCCTAAAGAAGGCTCAAAAGAGACCGCACTGGCCAAGTGGGAGGACCAGGAGGTCGGGgagagcagaaagaagaaagcacTGAGTGGggggctgagctgctgggagcaCGGGAGGGGCCGGTTTGGGGGCCCGGCGGGGGGCAGGGCCCCCGGGGCAGGGCCGCTGACTTGCCTGGGGTGCTCCGGAGCAGAGTCCGCGGTGGCCACAGCCTACAAACAAAGAGAGGGAGAAGCAGCGCTGAGCGCGGTAGGACGGTGTGGCAGGTGGGCTGGGTGGGAGGCCGGGGAGCTCCCCGGTGGGCACTGCCCCCCGGGCCCgctgctggggaggaggggaggaaggctcTGGTTGGGCAAGGGCCTGGCCACCTCCTTACCTCGCAGAAAGCTGAGCTCCGTCAGCAGCTTCATCTCACGCCCCACATCCAGCTGGCAATGGCGAAAGGAGGAGCTGGCAGCTGGTCGGAACGTCTGCAGGGCCTCAGTGGCTCTGGCAATTCTGGGATGGGGGCAGGAAGGGATCAGGCACTGCCGTCTGGGCAGCCGCCCTTCCCCTTGATTTTGCCTTGCCTGCCCCTGAGAACCTTGGCCTCACCCCTTGGAACACGCGGGCCTCAGTTTGGCCTAATGAAAACCCTCCAGGTGCCAGCTCTCCGCCTGGTGAGGACTCTAGACACTGTCTAAAAGGTCGCTACCCCCAAAGGCCCCTGCCTCCCAGAAGCCTGGGCCCTGGGCCGTGCCCCTCGGTACCTGTTGTGCAGCTGTTTGGCTGCTTGTACAAAGCAAGGCTGGTCTGTCTCCTTAAGCACTTCCTGGGCATAGCCCACCAGGCCTGAGCCGTCCAGCAGGCTCCGGTGCTCCTGGAGCTGGGCACTGAGACGGGTCAGCCGCTCCTGCTGACATTCTTCAATGGCCTGAAGCAGCGATGCCCGCTTCTCCTCCAGCACAGCCCCCAGCCCCCGTACCAGCTGTGACACCTCCTCCTTCGCCTGCTGACCACTCACCTGCCCAGGGAGCAACACCCAAAGGACGCATGACTTACTATCTTCCTGTTGCAGCCTCCTGGGACCACAGCACCACTAGGATCACAGGGGATCTGGGGGAATCCTACCCACACAACTTAATAGGGCCAGACTCACGGTTGCCAAGGCCTGTATCCTCAAATGggctcaacttttttttttttttttttttttttggtacaggggattgaactcaggggctctcaactgCTGAGTCATATCCCAAaccctatttagagacaggatctcactgaattgcttagtgccttcttttgctaaggctgactttgaacctgtgatcctcctgcctcagcctccccagcagctgggattccaggcatgcgccACAGCACCCGGCATTGGGTTCAACTTTTGAAGGTTTGTGCTAACCTTCCTGGATGACCACATCATAACTATAGGGTAGAGAGAGATCTACTTCCTCCTTTTTTGTTGAACTCAATTGATAAAGGAAAAAGGCATAAaggttgtattttgttttgttttatttttggtactgggcactttaccactgagctacaaacccagccctttttattttttatcttgagacagagccttgctaagttgctgaggatggctttgaaattgtgctccttctgcctcagcctcctgagttgctgggattacaggtgtgagccaccatgatTGGCTAaagcaaaaaagttttttttttcccctttaatctgggattgaaccccagggcacttaaccattgatccacatccccagccaccccctttttagttattattattttatttagagacaaggtctcattgagttgcttggggcctcgcttttgctgaggctggctttgaatgagagatccttctgctttagcctcccgagttgctgggattacaggtgtgcaccaccatgccaagccagcataaaagttttattaatttaaatttatttttgtggtgctgggggttgaacccaggggtactctaccacagaggtatggtcctttttattttgagatagggtttgaTAAATTGCCAAAACTGGACTGgaacttcctcctgcctcagcctcctttgtagctgggattacaggcaagtgccactgcacTGTGCCTGGagagttttattaattttacatgtaCTTGGGGATCTTTACAAAACAGTGAACCCCAAAGAAATCACCTAAGCCTGATGctcttaaacttttatttaaaaaagaacattttcttttttattttgggtactggggattgaacctggggccttgcatatgcaatgcacatattctaccactgagatttaCCCCCAGTCACAGACCAGTATATTTGTAAAGAAtgatagaacaaataaatatctgGATTGAGGTAGTAAATCCTACGGCTGTTGCTAAGAGATAAGTGGAGAAGTGGGGTAGAATCGAGTGGAAGATAAGGGTTACTTCAAATAGTTTGTTTATTCAGGTTCGTTGTAGCCCCAATTACTAGTCTGTGGCGATTGAGGCTATTTTCAGGTCTTGGCACCTGAAGCACATTCCTTCCAAAAGAATATTTATGGCTGGTAATGTGTAGGGAAATACAGGCcaaatggacctttttttttttttttttttttggtggtggtactgggattgaacccaggagcacactaccattgagctgcacccccagtcccccccttttttataatttgagaAAGGGCTTCACTAAATCGCTGAGATTGggcttgaacttggaatcctcctgcctcagcctcctgagttgctgggattacaggtatcagctaccacacctggcccaaATGGCCCTTTCTGCAATTCAGTTCCTCAAACAATTTCAACTTGAAATAATCAATATACCAGTTTgagatatttttccttaattCCGTCATAATCCCAATCCCT
This genomic interval from Urocitellus parryii isolate mUroPar1 chromosome 11, mUroPar1.hap1, whole genome shotgun sequence contains the following:
- the Trim46 gene encoding tripartite motif-containing protein 46 isoform X2, which encodes MAAKRGTKTSMKNMEKELLCPVCQEMYKQPLVLPCTHNVCQACAREVLGQQGYIGHGGDPISEPTSPASTPSTRSPRLSRRTLPKPDRLDRLLKSGFGTYPGRKRGALHPQVIMFPCPTCQGDVELGERGLAGLFRNLTLERVVERYRQSVSVGGAILCQLCKPPPLEATKGCTECRATFCNECFKLFHPWGTQKAQHEPTLPTLSFRPKGLMCPDHKEEVTHYCKTCQRLVCQLCRVRRTHSGHKITPVLSAYQALKDKLTKSLTYILGNQDTVQTQICELEETVRHTEVSGQQAKEEVSQLVRGLGAVLEEKRASLLQAIEECQQERLTRLSAQLQEHRSLLDGSGLVGYAQEVLKETDQPCFVQAAKQLHNRIARATEALQTFRPAASSSFRHCQLDVGREMKLLTELSFLRVPEAPVIDTQRTFAYDQIFLCWRLPPHSPPAWHYTVEFRRTDVPAQPGPARWQRREEVRGTSALLENPDTGSVYVLRVRGCNKAGYGEYSEDVHLHTPPAPVLHFFLDGRWGASRERLAISKDQRAVRSVPGLPLLLAAERLLTGCHLSVDVVLGDVAVTQGRSYWACAVDPASYLVKVGVGLESKLQESFQGAPDVISPRYDPDSGHDSGAEDATVEALPPFAFLTIGMGKILLGSGASSNAGLTGRDGPAASCTVPLPPRLGICLDYERGRVSFLDAVSFRGLLECPLDCSGPVCPAFCFIGGGAVQLQEPVGTKPERKVTIGGFAKLD
- the Trim46 gene encoding tripartite motif-containing protein 46 isoform X1 translates to MAEGEDLQTFTSIMDALVRISTSMKNMEKELLCPVCQEMYKQPLVLPCTHNVCQACAREVLGQQGYIGHGGDPISEPTSPASTPSTRSPRLSRRTLPKPDRLDRLLKSGFGTYPGRKRGALHPQVIMFPCPTCQGDVELGERGLAGLFRNLTLERVVERYRQSVSVGGAILCQLCKPPPLEATKGCTECRATFCNECFKLFHPWGTQKAQHEPTLPTLSFRPKGLMCPDHKEEVTHYCKTCQRLVCQLCRVRRTHSGHKITPVLSAYQALKDKLTKSLTYILGNQDTVQTQICELEETVRHTEVSGQQAKEEVSQLVRGLGAVLEEKRASLLQAIEECQQERLTRLSAQLQEHRSLLDGSGLVGYAQEVLKETDQPCFVQAAKQLHNRIARATEALQTFRPAASSSFRHCQLDVGREMKLLTELSFLRVPEAPVIDTQRTFAYDQIFLCWRLPPHSPPAWHYTVEFRRTDVPAQPGPARWQRREEVRGTSALLENPDTGSVYVLRVRGCNKAGYGEYSEDVHLHTPPAPVLHFFLDGRWGASRERLAISKDQRAVRSVPGLPLLLAAERLLTGCHLSVDVVLGDVAVTQGRSYWACAVDPASYLVKVGVGLESKLQESFQGAPDVISPRYDPDSGHDSGAEDATVEALPPFAFLTIGMGKILLGSGASSNAGLTGRDGPAASCTVPLPPRLGICLDYERGRVSFLDAVSFRGLLECPLDCSGPVCPAFCFIGGGAVQLQEPVGTKPERKVTIGGFAKLD